A genomic region of Caulobacter sp. NIBR2454 contains the following coding sequences:
- a CDS encoding mechanosensitive ion channel family protein yields MTELVAAITRLFAWTPAWAMSLAILGLSAVAAMIAHAVAVAVVARLVRRRDEFWRSLVSRIAKPSRLAFLIAFLAMGAAFAPLSPGQAGLLRHSLLIAFIAFVGWSALTALDTGAKLYSRKFSIDETDNLIARKHLTQVRILQRAAETLIVLLTAALALMTIQGVRQWGVSLLAAGGAAGIIVGLALQPLLTNLIAGIQIAITQPIRIDDAVIVEGEWGRVEEINATYVVVKIWDWRRMVLPLSYFIQNPFQNWTRENASLIGTAMLYVDYAAPVAAMRAKLEEIARASALWDGQVINLAVTDLKERVMEVRCLISAPDAGKAFDLRCEVREKMTAFLQAEHPDALPRTRLDMPAAA; encoded by the coding sequence ATGACGGAGCTCGTCGCCGCGATCACGCGTCTGTTTGCCTGGACGCCGGCCTGGGCCATGAGTCTGGCCATTCTGGGACTGTCGGCCGTGGCCGCCATGATCGCTCATGCGGTGGCCGTGGCGGTCGTCGCCCGGCTCGTCCGCCGACGGGACGAATTCTGGCGTTCGCTCGTCAGCCGCATCGCCAAGCCGAGCCGGCTAGCCTTCCTCATCGCCTTTCTCGCCATGGGGGCCGCCTTCGCGCCGCTCAGTCCGGGGCAGGCGGGGCTGCTGCGCCACAGCCTGCTGATCGCCTTCATCGCCTTTGTCGGCTGGTCGGCCCTGACCGCTCTCGACACGGGGGCCAAGCTCTACTCCCGCAAATTCAGCATCGACGAGACAGACAATCTCATCGCCCGAAAGCACCTGACCCAGGTCCGCATTCTGCAGCGCGCCGCCGAGACCTTGATCGTCCTGCTGACGGCGGCCCTGGCCCTCATGACCATCCAAGGCGTGCGCCAGTGGGGCGTCAGCTTGCTGGCGGCCGGCGGCGCCGCCGGCATCATCGTCGGCCTCGCGCTACAGCCGCTGCTGACCAACCTGATCGCCGGCATCCAGATCGCCATCACCCAGCCGATCCGCATCGACGACGCGGTGATCGTCGAGGGCGAGTGGGGACGCGTCGAGGAGATCAACGCCACCTATGTGGTCGTGAAGATCTGGGACTGGCGCCGCATGGTCCTGCCGCTCAGCTATTTCATCCAGAACCCGTTCCAGAACTGGACGCGGGAGAACGCCAGCCTGATCGGCACGGCCATGCTGTACGTCGACTACGCCGCTCCGGTCGCCGCCATGCGCGCCAAGCTGGAGGAGATCGCCAGAGCTTCGGCGCTATGGGACGGCCAGGTCATCAACCTCGCCGTCACCGATCTGAAGGAGCGGGTCATGGAGGTCCGGTGCCTGATCAGCGCGCCCGACGCCGGCAAGGCCTTCGATCTTCGCTGTGAGGTGCGGGAGAAGATGACCGCCTTCCTTCAGGCCGAGCATCCCGACGCCCTGCCCCGCACGCGCCTGGACATGCCCGCGGCGGCCTAG
- the ettA gene encoding energy-dependent translational throttle protein EttA, protein MAQQYIFQMQGLTKAYPGGKKVFENIWLSFYSDAKIGVVGVNGSGKSTLLKVMAGLDKEFSGEAKAADGIKRGYLPQEPVLDPTKDVWGNVIADCEDKHVFDRYNALAVQLGEEYTDELMEEMTKLQEIIDAKDLWDIDSKIEMAIDALRCPPNDANIESLSGGEKRRIALARLLLSKPDMLLLDEPTNHLDAESVAWLQHHLEEFPGCVILVTHDRYFLDQVTKWTLELDRGKGVPYEGNYSGWLEQKTKRVVQEQSESDARQRALTRELEWVRSSPKARQSKSKARLASYEEMVAAQENARAAQTQAHIQIPPGPRLGNVVLEVSGLEKEYGDKVLFKDLTFKLPPNGIVGVIGPNGAGKSTLFKLITGREQPDKGTVKVGETVKLSYVDQSRDALDPNKTIWEEVSGGTDIMVVGKREINSRAYVGSFNFKGADQQKKVGLLSGGERNRVHLAKTLATGGNLILLDEPTNDLDIETLQALEEALEEFAGCAVVISHDRWFLDRLATHILAFEGDSHVEWFEGNFEMYEEDKKRRLGADSLIPKRIKFQKFAR, encoded by the coding sequence ATGGCCCAGCAGTACATTTTCCAGATGCAGGGCCTGACCAAGGCCTACCCCGGCGGCAAGAAGGTGTTCGAGAACATCTGGCTGTCGTTCTACTCCGACGCCAAGATCGGCGTGGTCGGCGTCAACGGCTCGGGTAAGTCCACCCTGCTGAAGGTCATGGCCGGCCTGGACAAGGAATTCTCGGGCGAGGCCAAGGCCGCTGACGGCATCAAGCGCGGCTACCTGCCCCAGGAGCCGGTGCTCGATCCGACCAAGGACGTCTGGGGCAATGTCATCGCCGACTGCGAGGACAAGCACGTCTTCGATCGCTACAACGCGCTCGCCGTCCAGCTGGGTGAAGAATACACCGACGAGCTGATGGAGGAGATGACCAAGCTCCAGGAGATCATCGACGCCAAGGATCTGTGGGACATCGATTCCAAGATCGAAATGGCCATCGACGCCCTGCGCTGCCCGCCCAACGACGCCAATATCGAAAGCCTGTCGGGCGGTGAAAAGCGCCGTATCGCGCTCGCCCGCCTGCTGCTGTCCAAGCCGGACATGCTGCTGCTCGACGAACCGACCAACCACCTGGACGCCGAGTCCGTGGCCTGGCTGCAGCACCACCTGGAGGAATTCCCGGGCTGCGTCATCCTCGTGACCCACGATCGCTACTTCCTGGATCAGGTCACCAAGTGGACCCTGGAACTCGATCGCGGCAAGGGCGTGCCCTACGAGGGCAACTATTCGGGCTGGCTGGAACAGAAGACCAAGCGCGTCGTCCAGGAGCAGTCGGAATCGGACGCCCGCCAGCGCGCGCTCACCCGCGAACTGGAATGGGTCCGCTCCTCGCCCAAGGCGCGCCAGTCCAAGTCCAAGGCCCGTCTGGCGTCGTACGAGGAAATGGTCGCCGCGCAGGAGAACGCCCGCGCCGCCCAGACCCAGGCCCACATCCAGATCCCGCCTGGCCCGCGCCTGGGCAATGTGGTGCTGGAAGTCTCCGGCCTCGAAAAGGAATACGGCGACAAGGTCCTGTTCAAGGACCTGACCTTCAAGCTGCCGCCCAACGGCATCGTCGGCGTCATCGGCCCCAACGGCGCCGGCAAGTCGACCCTGTTCAAGCTGATCACCGGCCGCGAGCAGCCCGACAAGGGCACGGTCAAGGTCGGCGAGACCGTCAAGCTGTCCTATGTCGATCAGTCGCGCGACGCCCTCGATCCCAACAAGACCATCTGGGAAGAAGTGTCCGGCGGCACCGACATCATGGTGGTCGGCAAGCGCGAGATTAACTCCCGCGCCTATGTCGGCAGCTTCAACTTCAAGGGCGCGGACCAGCAGAAGAAGGTCGGCCTGCTGTCGGGCGGTGAGCGCAACCGCGTCCACCTGGCCAAGACCCTGGCCACCGGCGGCAACCTGATCCTGCTCGATGAGCCGACCAACGACCTGGACATCGAAACCCTTCAGGCCCTGGAAGAGGCGCTCGAAGAGTTCGCCGGCTGCGCCGTGGTCATCAGCCACGATCGCTGGTTCCTGGACCGCCTGGCCACCCACATCCTCGCCTTCGAGGGCGACAGCCACGTGGAATGGTTCGAAGGCAACTTCGAAATGTACGAGGAAGACAAGAAGCGCCGCCTGGGCGCCGACAGCCTGATCCCCAAGCGGATCAAGTTCCAGAAGTTCGCCCGCTAA
- a CDS encoding M20/M25/M40 family metallo-hydrolase: MALKFLKAVALCGSALVLSACVSITTAPAPPPPSDPLPPLAPPPPPVFEPSAQAVKAHMTFLASDMMEGREAGTRGYDMAAAYVASRFEELGLKPAGDYASYLQKTPLVSYASATKGRIVLQTGAKTRTKPKPLVFGEDYLPGAQPVSAKVAVNAPMVFVGYGIVAPERGRDDYAGIDVKGKVVVVLTGAPSAFQTEERAHYAGAKTKRVEAAKRGAVGLITLYTPMREKVRPFARGVATWQGSSMSWRETSGAVSFPGASAPPIATLSLAGARKLMLGAPYGYEEIMRMAADPDGRMPTFALPLRVQAAVDSKIQNVQSANVAGVIQGSDPTLRDQVIVLSAHLDHEGISEKADKNGDKINNGAMDNASGIATMLEVARGFVESPEAPRRSVMFLAVTAEEKGLVGADYFANNPTVPKGSVAANVNLDMPILTYPFQDVIAFGAERSNLGPAVRRAAEGMGVKLSADPLPEEGLFTRSDHYRFVEQGVPSVFLMTGFEGPGREAFTKFLAERYHKPSDDLDQGIDYAAGAKFAKLNYEIARELANMDERPAWNAGDFFGNLFGRK, from the coding sequence GTGGCGCTTAAATTCCTGAAGGCCGTCGCCCTGTGCGGCAGCGCGCTTGTTCTGTCAGCCTGCGTTTCGATCACGACCGCGCCGGCTCCGCCGCCCCCCTCCGACCCGCTTCCGCCGCTCGCTCCGCCGCCGCCGCCGGTGTTCGAGCCTTCCGCCCAAGCGGTGAAGGCTCACATGACCTTCCTGGCCAGCGACATGATGGAAGGACGCGAAGCCGGCACGCGCGGCTACGACATGGCCGCCGCCTATGTCGCCAGCCGGTTCGAGGAACTGGGCCTGAAGCCAGCCGGCGACTACGCCTCCTATCTGCAGAAGACGCCGCTGGTGTCCTATGCTTCGGCGACCAAGGGGCGCATCGTCCTGCAGACCGGCGCCAAGACCAGAACCAAGCCAAAGCCCCTGGTGTTCGGCGAGGACTATCTGCCCGGCGCCCAGCCAGTGTCCGCAAAGGTCGCGGTGAACGCCCCGATGGTCTTCGTCGGCTATGGCATCGTCGCGCCGGAACGCGGTCGTGACGACTACGCCGGTATCGACGTGAAGGGGAAGGTCGTCGTCGTCCTGACCGGTGCGCCCAGCGCCTTCCAGACCGAGGAACGCGCCCACTATGCCGGGGCTAAGACCAAGCGGGTCGAGGCGGCCAAGCGCGGCGCCGTCGGCCTGATCACGCTCTACACACCCATGCGCGAGAAGGTCCGTCCCTTCGCTCGCGGCGTGGCCACCTGGCAGGGCAGCTCCATGAGCTGGCGCGAAACGTCGGGCGCGGTGTCGTTCCCCGGCGCCTCGGCGCCGCCGATCGCCACGCTCAGCCTGGCGGGCGCCAGGAAGCTGATGCTCGGCGCGCCTTATGGCTACGAAGAGATCATGCGCATGGCCGCCGATCCGGATGGCCGCATGCCCACCTTCGCCCTGCCGCTGCGCGTTCAGGCCGCCGTCGATTCCAAGATCCAGAACGTCCAGAGCGCCAATGTCGCCGGGGTGATTCAGGGCTCCGATCCCACCCTGCGCGATCAGGTGATCGTCCTGTCCGCCCACCTCGACCACGAGGGGATTTCGGAAAAGGCCGACAAGAACGGCGACAAGATCAACAACGGCGCCATGGATAACGCCTCTGGCATCGCCACCATGCTGGAAGTCGCCCGCGGCTTCGTGGAAAGCCCGGAGGCGCCGCGTCGTTCGGTGATGTTCCTGGCGGTCACCGCCGAGGAGAAGGGGCTGGTCGGCGCCGACTACTTCGCCAACAACCCGACCGTGCCCAAGGGCTCGGTGGCGGCCAACGTCAATCTCGACATGCCGATCCTGACCTATCCTTTCCAGGACGTGATCGCTTTCGGCGCCGAGCGCTCCAACCTCGGCCCGGCCGTCCGACGCGCCGCCGAGGGTATGGGTGTGAAGCTGTCGGCCGACCCGCTGCCGGAAGAGGGACTGTTCACCCGCTCGGACCACTATCGTTTCGTCGAGCAGGGGGTGCCGTCGGTGTTCCTGATGACCGGCTTCGAGGGACCGGGCCGCGAGGCCTTCACCAAGTTCCTGGCCGAGCGCTACCACAAGCCGTCCGACGACCTGGACCAGGGCATCGACTATGCGGCCGGCGCCAAGTTCGCCAAGCTGAACTACGAAATCGCCCGCGAGCTGGCCAATATGGACGAACGTCCGGCCTGGAACGCGGGGGACTTCTTCGGGAATCTGTTCGGACGCAAATAG
- a CDS encoding DedA family protein: protein MDAFTHAASGFIAQHSAWAGLALGLLTFGESMLLIGAFLPATVLLFVAGGLIAGGVLDPVPVIAFTVAGAIIGDAVSYSLGRALGEPALNHPWLARHKTVVEQARRATVRHGVITLFAGRFAGPLRAFVPVLTGVAGMPPVRFHLANAASAVVWVAAFLAPGYLAGRGISLSGMTGTSALLALGALVAAALVTIAFIARPQAADRAAQPCG, encoded by the coding sequence ATGGACGCCTTCACCCACGCCGCTTCGGGCTTCATCGCCCAGCACAGCGCTTGGGCGGGGCTTGCGCTGGGGCTGCTGACCTTCGGCGAATCCATGCTGCTGATCGGCGCCTTCCTGCCGGCCACGGTCCTGCTGTTCGTGGCGGGCGGACTGATCGCCGGCGGCGTGCTCGATCCTGTTCCGGTGATCGCCTTTACGGTGGCCGGCGCGATCATCGGCGACGCCGTTTCCTACAGCCTTGGCCGCGCGCTGGGCGAGCCAGCCCTGAACCACCCGTGGCTAGCCCGCCACAAGACTGTTGTTGAGCAGGCACGCCGCGCAACCGTGCGCCACGGCGTGATCACCCTCTTTGCCGGGCGCTTCGCCGGTCCGTTGCGCGCCTTCGTGCCCGTGCTGACCGGGGTGGCGGGCATGCCGCCTGTGCGCTTTCATTTGGCCAATGCGGCCTCGGCCGTGGTCTGGGTCGCGGCCTTCCTGGCGCCGGGTTATCTGGCCGGACGCGGGATCAGCCTGAGCGGCATGACCGGGACGAGCGCGCTCCTGGCCCTGGGCGCCCTCGTCGCGGCCGCCCTCGTCACCATCGCCTTCATCGCGCGGCCGCAAGCGGCTGACCGCGCGGCTCAGCCCTGCGGCTAA